A genome region from Manis javanica isolate MJ-LG chromosome 3, MJ_LKY, whole genome shotgun sequence includes the following:
- the LOC118972862 gene encoding uncharacterized protein, with protein MLKRIFNFQGRRGRLPMGPFNVLRRTGTVAVDVEESRYQIRSKDLGKLHKAASKGKVARVEHILSLGENDLNDKDKMNRTALHLACANGHVEVVTLLVRGKCELNLRDNEERTPLLKAIQCRQEDCALILLESGANPNIRDISGNSPLHYAACGSCMTTAAQLLLCNVDIEARNKHGLTPLLLAISKNNDQMVEFLISKGANIHVIDEDKRTALMLAVINGSTNTVKLLLQRDINVKSQDIYEFTAQEYAVIHDFDNICQLISKYSEESTAKHSSQNFQTSAPGKS; from the exons ATGCTGAAGCGGATTTTTAACTTCCAGGGTCGGAGGGGCAGGTTGCCTATGGGCCCCTTCAACGTCCTGCGGAGGACAGGCACCGTGGCCGTGGATGTGGAGGAATCCCGGTACCAAATCCGAAGCAAAGATCTTGGAAAGCTCCACAAGGCTGCGAGCAAGGGCAAAGTAGCCAGAGTAGAGCATATTCTATCTCTGGGGGAAAATGACTTGAATGACAAAGATAAAATGAATAG GACTGCTCTACATTTGGCCTGCGCCAATGGGCATGTAGAAGTGGTCACTCTCCTAGTGAGGGGAAAATGTGAACTTAACCTGCGTGACAATGAAGAGAGGACACCTCTGCTGAAG GCCATACAATGCCGGCAAGAGGACTGTGCGCTTATTCTTCTGGAATCTGGTGCCAACCCAAATATCAGGGACATCTCTGGCAACAGTCCTCTCCACTATGCAGCTTGTGGCTCGTGTATGACAACAGCGGCACAGCTGCTTTTATGCAACGTAGACATCGAGGCAAGAAACAAG CATGGTCTCACACCACTTTTACTTGCAATATCTAAAAACAATGATCAAATGGTGGAGTTTTTAATAAGTAAAGGAGCAAACATACACGTCATTGACGAGGACAAAAG AACGGCACTCATGTTGGCTGTAATAAATGGATCAACAAATACAGTCAAGCTTCTTCTTCAGCGAGATATTAATGTCAAATCTCAGGATATCTATGAATTTACTGCACAAGAGTATGCTGTTATTCATGATTTTGATAA CATTTGTCAACTgatttctaaatattcagaggAAAGTACAGctaaacattcttctcaaaatTTTCAGACCTCTGCTCCAGGTAAGAGTTGA